In Kazachstania africana CBS 2517 chromosome 4, complete genome, the following are encoded in one genomic region:
- the KAFR0D03770 gene encoding uncharacterized protein, which produces MRPLCVILVLVPTVAVYAVELTWHQWVTNAISLTNTQSAMLMTAAVAQWTTNLEPVWGSCWSQWLNKEQSGYYCAASIRTLIIKTAIELAALGKITEWWKRDMQGLQEPRIIGGVVFAPVTDFTTTLEKRDGSGTLQFDHGNSTFVYSARSVYNLTSGLDQLAIVEMDGHRSNISANAALPVLAVLMSSNGEWEIAPMTKDTSKVAEHDGLSSDYYVNGAGSVILECQYGGGVTAAEFEDQLGIYDDVLGLEEDCLTQLQYNALPGYNSSDSPVKCAYKVYN; this is translated from the coding sequence ATGAGACCTCTCTGCGTAATTCTAGTACTTGTACCAACAGTTGCCGTATATGCAGTGGAACTTACCTGGCACCAGTGGGTTACCAACGCAATCTCATTAACAAACACCCAATCAGCTATGCTCATGACAGCAGCCGTAGCTCAATGGACCACAAATTTAGAGCCGGTATGGGGGAGCTGCTGGAGTCAATGGCTGAATAAAGAACAGTCCGGATATTATTGTGCCGCTTCTATCCGTACACTTATCATTAAGACGGCGATTGAACTTGCTGCATTGGGTAAAATTACAGAATGGTGGAAGAGAGATATGCAAGGCCTGCAAGAACCGAGAATCATTGGTGGGGTGGTTTTTGCGCCTGTAACTGATTTCACCACTACTTTGGAAAAGAGAGACGGCAGCGGGACATTGCAATTTGATCATGGAAACTCTACATTCGTCTATAGCGCTCGCAGCGTATACAACTTAACTAGCGGTCTGGACCAACTGGCAATAGTCGAAATGGATGGGCATCGCTCGAATATTAGTGCGAATGCCGCCCTGCCTGTGCTAGCGGTTCTGATGTCTAGCAATGGCGAGTGGGAAATAGCACCCATGACCAAGGACACCTCTAAAGTGGCGGAGCATGACGGATTATCGTCAGACTATTATGTCAACGGTGCGGGATCAGTGATATTAGAGTGCCAGTATGGAGGTGGAGTCACCGCAGCCGAATTTGAGGACCAGCTTGGTATATATGATGATGTCTTAGGTTTGGAGGAAGATTGCTTGACACAATTGCAATACAACGCCCTTCCCGGGTATAATAGCAGTGATTCCCCTGTGAAATGCGCGTATAAAGTTTATAATTAG
- the RPA49 gene encoding DNA-directed RNA polymerase I subunit RPA49 (similar to Saccharomyces cerevisiae RPA49 (YNL248C); ancestral locus Anc_1.112) has product MSKRSITEIEVEAYQEHNSAIVGSFFKGVRVPKDTKFDLYRKKASKSDFILHGENERLEYEGSTDGLSKDGTQSVIGVFNKEKNSIELYRAPILVSKVISKSTKRLAGPEIKNAEVRASVSRNALGEAFGSKKAKKAIADLERNRIDSDKLTDVAIDIVDSVRTASKDLPTRKELDEAVSNDRPTPLANLEATDVEQIYPLENIIPKRELQFIRVGHILKETDNEKRLEFFPFTSSKYISKKLVTLTQPSQMVKLQLLYYLSLLLGVYENRRVNNKVKLLERINSPPETLIDGVLDRFTVARPGQFGRSKDRSFFVNPQNEDKLLCYILTIVLHLDNFIVEISPLAQELGLKPSKIVSLFRTIGAIVKGATVAQADAFGIPKSAANTYKIATLKVPFKLPEMVRRGRAARR; this is encoded by the coding sequence ATGTCTAAGAGATCTATTACGGAGATTGAGGTAGAAGCTTACCAGGAACATAATTCTGCTATAGTGGGCAGTTTTTTCAAGGGTGTTCGGGTGCCAAAGGATACGAAATTCGACTTGTACAGAAAGAAGGCTTCTAAGAGTGATTTCATACTACACGGTGAAAATGAGAGGTTAGAATATGAGGGCTCCACTGATGGTTTGAGCAAAGATGGTACGCAGTCTGTTATTGGTGTTTTTAATAAGGAAAAGAACTCTATTGAATTATACAGGGCACCTATCCTAGTGTCAAAAGTTATTTCCAAATCAACGAAGAGACTTGCTGGCCCTGAAATTAAGAATGCTGAAGTTAGAGCATCTGTCTCAAGAAATGCCCTAGGTGAAGCTTTCGGTTCAAAGAAGGCTAAAAAGGCTATTGCCGACTTAGAAAGAAATCGTATTGATTCTGATAAGTTAACTGATGTTGCTATCGATATCGTAGACTCCGTCAGAACTGCATCTAAGGATTTACCGACTAGAAAAGAATTGGACGAAGCTGTTTCTAACGATAGACCAACTCCATTAGCTAACTTGGAAGCTACAGACGTTGAACAAATTTATCCACTCGAAAATATAATACCAAAGAGAGAATTACAATTCATTCGTGTTGGCCACATCTTAAAAGAAACcgataatgaaaagagaTTGGAATTTTTCCCATTCACTTCATCTAAGTATATTTCCAAGAAATTAGTGACCTTAACTCAGCCATCTCAAATGGTTAAATTACAATTATTGTACTACTTATCATTACTATTGGGTGTCTACGAAAATAGAAGAGTGAACAATAAAGTCAAGCTACTAGAAAGAATAAACTCCCCACCAGAAACTTTAATCGATGGTGTTCTAGACAGATTTACCGTCGCTAGACCAGGCCAATTTGGTAGATCAAAAGATCGTTCTTTCTTCGTCAATCCACAAAATGAGGATAAATTACTGTGTTACATTTTAACGATCGTGCTACATTTAGATAACTTCATTGTGGAAATTTCTCCGTTAGCTCAAGAATTAGGTCTCAAACCTTCTAAAATTGTTTCCCTATTCAGAACTATTGGTGCTATTGTCAAAGGTGCCACTGTTGCTCAAGCAGATGCTTTCGGCATTCCAAAGAGTGCTGCTAACACTTACAAAATAGCTACTTTGAAGGTCCCCTTCAAGTTACCAGAAATGGTCAGAAGAGGTAGAGCTGCAAGACGTTAG
- the RAD50 gene encoding MRX complex DNA-binding subunit (similar to Saccharomyces cerevisiae RAD50 (YNL250W); ancestral locus Anc_1.110) encodes MSAIYKLSIQGIRSFDSNDRETIEFGTPLTLIVGTNGSGKTTIIECLKYATTGDLPPNSKGGVFVHDPKITGEKDIRAQVKLAFTSANGLNMIVTRNIQLLAKKTTNTFKTLEGQLVAISRSGGRTTLSTRATELDTQVPLYMGVPKAILEYVIFCHQEDSLWPLSEPANLKKKFDEIFQAMKFTKAIDNLKIIKKDMAVDIKLLKQSVEHLKVDRDRSKNTKRSLHNLEAKYAEYQEDVKAIEVKLNDITRRSDELFKSNQDFQEVLSKSENLKTLESLTSNEIERLSSSINAINLGKSELQDLLDNFSNTLHEKELEVQRFEEELFAMKDKSKEFQNNSNSLARRQGELEAELNKYALNKTRLTDLQSQMSTRYGFEVSVEASNFIDQLKHYKEKFCSDLDRFEETESQKIKDQEEKLSKVIYSDTVQAQKLDYYKADKNKLLDEISNMESEIITSEYSEDDLEKEKKILAETTLKLEEWEKSDVIKQMGAQLKEKNEQILLAENDLEEIQDKIKKTNQQADLFAKLGLLKKSIAEKSQALENASTSLENNSKAKSWNLMSNDDLDIDFKKIYINLQKQIALSNRELHECEKKFTESSYNLTTLQNDLVTNQKTENDIKRNLENALPEDCPLGEYDKIIEEAELSYRTALENLKMHQTTLDFNRKALEVAEYDNSCYLCLRSFDTVEFKNEILQNLKAKTEAKFETALKEVVKEEKEFLDSLRSLEKDFTLLNSSWERINKIKIDSKKAQELTTSLREQLLTMETKNNELKEDQVLVEKELRAYVETIITLKKELKQLDAESSQILEQLKIYGSSDGEVFTVDELQQLQKNKSDHLRGLRKAINELQMAREGKIRGHSALITTIKKKTMAINEMERSLVRKQNTENNMKSKRNRIKEIESKLGQLTSEVDELHSQRIFLEQETNNVKAEFNSKMSSKRDTLNKINNDINTVSSIWNEITQYDESLLSQCTRELERSELELAELNQQIDFKNNELNDQKQKLKDSNNEKRNLSQNIELLDLKKKLNDIKSQINSLDIQNAKAKRDKYQHESSQLRNEYEKLSAENAGRLGEMKQLQNQINSLQLQLRSDFKDVDNKFHKEWVELQTRTLVTDDIDTYSKALDSAIMRYHGLKMEDINRIIDELWKRTYSGTDIDTIKIRSDEVSSTVRGKSYNYRVVMYKQDAELDMRGRCSAGQKVLASIIIRLALSETFGINCGVIALDEPTTNLDEENIESLAKSLNNIIHFRRHQKNFQLIVITHDEKFLSHMGASQFADHFFKVRRDDRQKSQIEWVDINKVSEY; translated from the coding sequence ATGAGTGCTATATATAAACTATCAATACAAGGTATAAGGTCTTTTGACTCCAATGATAGGGAgacaattgaatttggtaCACCGTTGACCTTAATTGTGGGAACCAACGGATCAGGTAAGACAActattattgaatgtttGAAATATGCTACAACGGGTGACCTGCCACCTAATAGTAAAGGTGGAGTATTCGTTCATGATCCCAAGATTACAGGCGAAAAAGATATCAGAGCGCAGGTAAAATTGGCTTTTACTAGTGCCAACGGCTTAAATATGATTGTCACCAGAAATATTCAGTTACTAGCAAAGAAGACTACGAACACTTTTAAGACTCTTGAAGGTCAGTTAGTAGCTATTAGCAGGTCTGGAGGCCGTACCACTTTGAGTACAAGAGCAACAGAGCTCGATACACAGGTGCCTTTGTATATGGGTGTTCCTAAAGCTATCCTAGAATATGTCATATTTTGCCATCAGGAAGACAGTCTTTGGCCTTTGAGTGAACCAGCaaacttgaagaaaaagttCGATGAGATCTTTCAAGCGATGAAGTTTACGAAAGCTATAGACAATTTAAAGATCATAAAGAAAGATATGGCCGTCGATATAAAACTATTGAAACAATCTGTGGAACATTTGAAAGTTGACAGAGATAGATCAAAAAACACGAAACGAAGCTTGCACAACTTAGAAGCCAAATATGCTGAGTACCAAGAAGACGTCAAAGCGATTGAAGTCAAGTTAAACGATATAACTAGACGTTCTGATGAACTCttcaaatcaaatcaaGATTTTCAAGAAGTATTATCCAAATCAGAAAACCTGAAAACTCTCGAATCCTTAACgtcaaatgaaattgaaagattatcCAGTTCCATAAATGCAATCAACTTGGGGAAATCTGAATTACAAGATCTCTTAGATAACTTCTCGAATACATTGCATGAGAAGGAATTAGAAGTTCAAAGGTTTGAAGAGGAATTATTTGCAATGAAAGATAAATCCAAGGAATTCCAAAACAATTCAAATAGTCTAGCTAGGCGACAAGGTGAACTAGAAGCTGAATTAAATAAGTATGCATTGAATAAAACCCGATTAACAGATTTACAGAGTCAAATGTCTACAAGATATGGTTTCGAAGTCTCAGTCGAAGCATCAAATTTCATCGACCAGTTAAAACACTAtaaggaaaaattttgtagtGACCTTGATCGATTCGAGGAAACTGAATCCCAGAAGATTaaagatcaagaagaaaagctGTCAAAAGTTATCTACTCAGATACAGTACAGGCGCAGAAGTTAGATTATTACAAAGCTGACAAGAACAAACTGCTCGATGAGATATCAAATATGGAATCAGAAATTATAACTTCCGAATACtcagaagatgatttagagaaggaaaagaaaatcttgGCTGAAACTACCTTGAAGTTAGAAGAATGGGAAAAGTCGGATGTGATAAAGCAAATGGGAGCTCAGTTGAAGGAGAAGAACGAACAAATATTGCTTGCAGAAAACGATCTCGAGGAAATTCAAGataaaatcaagaaaacaaaTCAACAAGCAGACCTCTTCGCAAAACTAGgtcttttgaagaagtcAATTGCGGAAAAGTCCCAAGCTTTGGAAAATGCATCTACATCACTCGAAAACAACTCAAAAGCGAAAAGCTGGAATCTAATGTCCAATGACGACCTCGATATAGattttaagaaaatttatatcAATTTACAGAAGCAGATAGCGTTATCGAATAGGGAACTGCATGAATGTGAGAAGAAATTTACAGAATCCTCATATAATTTGACTACATTACAAAATGACCTCGTTACCAACcaaaaaactgaaaatgatataaaaaGAAACCTAGAAAATGCGCTCCCAGAGGACTGTCCATTAGGCGAATAtgacaaaattattgagGAGGCGGAGTTGTCCTACAGAACAGCCctggaaaatttgaaaatgcatCAAACAACTCTCGATTTCAATAGGAAGGCGCTAGAAGTTGCTGAGTATGATAATTCTTGTTATCTCTGTTTGAGAAGTTTTGATACtgttgaattcaaaaatgagATATTACAGAATCTAAAGGCAAAAACTGAAGCGAAGTTTGAGACAGCTTTAAAGGAAGTAGTAAAGGAAGAGAAGGAATTTTTGGATAGTTTACGGTCCTTGGAGAAAGATTTCACCTTACTTAACTCATCATGGGAAAGgattaataaaatcaaaattgacTCCAAAAAGGCTCAGGAACTAACAACATCTTTACGCGAGCAGCTTTTGACTATGGAAACCAAGAATAATGAGCTAAAAGAAGACCAGGTTCTAGTTGAAAAGGAACTACGTGCCTATGTGGAAACAATTATTACTTTAAAAAAGGAGCTAAAACAACTCGATGCGGAATCCAGTCAGATCTTAGAgcaattgaagatttacGGCAGTTCTGATGGTGAAGTATTTACAGTGGATGAATTACAGCAACTACAAAAGAATAAAAGTGACCATCTTCGTGGTCTACGTAAAGCTATAAATGAACTGCAAATGGCAAGGGAAGGTAAAATACGAGGGCACTCTGCTTTAATCACCacaataaagaaaaaaacaatgGCTATTAATGAGATGGAAAGATCTTTAGTGCGTAAACAAAATACggaaaataatatgaagTCTAAACGTAATAGGatcaaagaaatagaaTCAAAACTTGGGCAGTTGACTTCAGAGGTCGATGAATTACATAgtcaaagaatttttttggaGCAAGAAACAAATAATGTAAAAGCTGAATTTAACAGTAAAATGAGTTCTAAGAGAGATACACTGAATAAGATCAATAACGACATAAACACCGTTTCTAGTATTTGGAATGAAATTACCCAGTATGACGAAAGTTTGCTTTCTCAATGTACACGGGAGCTTGAACGCTCTGAACTAGAATTAGCTGAATTAAATCAGCAAATTGACTTCAAGAATAACGAACTAAATGAccaaaaacaaaaattaaaggaTTCTAACAACGAAAAAAGAAACCTTTCACAAAATATAGAGCTACTAGATCTGAAAAAGAAGCTGAATGATATCAAGAGCCAAATTAACAGTTTGGATATTCAAAATGCAAAAGCGAAGAGAGACAAATATCAACATGAATCATCGCAACTAAGGAATGAGTACGAGAAGTTGAGCGCAGAAAATGCAGGTAGATTAGGAGAAATGAAACAAttacaaaatcaaatcaattctTTGCAGTTACAATTACGCTCGGATTTCAAGGACGTTGATAATAAGTTTCACAAGGAATGGGTTGAGTTGCAAACTAGAACACTAGTCACAGACGATATCGACACGTACTCGAAGGCACTTGACAGTGCTATCATGAGATATCATGGTCTCAAAATGGAAGATATTAATAGGATCATCGATGAGTTGTGGAAGCGGACGTACAGTGGGACTGATATCGATACGATCAAAATCAGGTCTGATGAAGTCAGTTCTACAGTAAGAGGCAAGTCTTATAATTATAGGGTTGTAATGTATAAACAAGATGCTGAGTTGGATATGAGAGGCAGGTGCTCTGCCGGACAGAAAGTTCTTGCTTCCATTATAATCAGACTCGCATTGTCCGAGACATTTGGTATTAATTGCGGTGTCATTGCTCTTGATGAACCCACAACCAATCTAGACGAAGAGAATATCGAATCCCTAGCgaaatcattaaataatataattcATTTTAGAAGACACCAAAAAAACTTCCAGCTGATTGTTATTACCCATgatgagaaatttttgagcCATATGGGTGCATCACAATTTGCTGaccattttttcaaagtgaGGAGAGATGATAGACAAAAATCTCAAATTGAATGGGTCGATATCAATAAAGTAAGTGAGTACTAA